Within the Metasolibacillus fluoroglycofenilyticus genome, the region AGGATGGTACAGTTTATTTAGGCTGTAATATCGAGAACGCCGCATATAGCATGGCAAACTGTGCAGAGCGAACGGCAATTTTTAAAGCGGTATCTGAAGGTGTGATGAAATTTAAGGCGATTGCTATAGTAGCAGATACGGACAAGCCTTGCTCACCATGCGGGGCATGCCGTCAAGTGATGAGCGAATTTTTCCCAGCAAGTATGCCAGTTTATTTAACAAACTTAAAAGGTGATGTACAAGAAACGACAGTAGGTGAACTGTTACCGGGTGCATTCACAACGGAGGATTTAGATTATGCAGCAAGCAAACAGTCCCTATAAATCGGGCTTTATTTCCATTATTGGTCGACCGAATGTAGGGAAATCAACATTTTTAAATCGTGTTATCGGACAAAAAATTGCGATTATGTCAGATAAACCACAAACGACACGTAATAAAGTGCAAGGTGTATTGACACTTGAAAATTCGCAAATGATTTTTATTGATACACCAGGTATTCATAAGCCGAAGCATAAATTAGGCGAATTTATGTTGAAAGTATCTAAAAATACATTGCGTGAAGTGGATGTTATTTTATTTATGGTCAATGCAGAGCAAAAAATCGGTAAAGGTGATGAATTTATTTTAGACCTTTTAGCTGGTAATAAAACGCCTGTCTTTTTAGTCATTAATAAGATTGACCAAGTTCATCCAGATGAGCTTATTACAATTATTGAATCCTATAAAGATAAATACCCGTTCAGCGAAATCGTGCCGATTTCCGCGCTACAAGGAAATAATGTCGAAAATTTATTAGCAAAGCTCGGTGAGTATTTACCTGAAGGACCGCAATATTATCCTGCAGATCAAGTGACCGATCATCCAGAGCGCTTTATTATTTCAGAGCTGATTCGTGAAAAGGTTTTGCATTTAACACGTGAGGAAATTCCCCATTCGATTGCAGTTGTCATTGATAAAATTAAGCGTGATGAAGAGCATGAACATATGATTCGTGTACAAGCAACAATCATGGTTGAGCGCGATTCGCAAAAGGGCATTGTCATTGGCAAGCGCGGCGCATTACTAAAGGAAATCGGTACACTGGCACGTAAAGATATCGAAATGCTTCTTGGCTCAAAGGTATACTTGGAGCTTTGGGTAAAGGTGCAAAAGGATTGGCGCAACAAACAAACACATTTACGTGACTTCGGCTTCCGTGAGGATGAGTATTAAAATGAAAAATTACGATATTATTTATTTCGATATCGATGATACACTTTTTGATTTTACTATATCGGAGCAAGAAGCTTTTAAAAAAGTTTTTAGCAAATATAATTTGTTAAATAACTTAAAATTGTATGAAAAGAGTTATCGAGAAATTAACAAAGTGTTATGGGAAGATTTAGAACGAGGAAAAATAAGCTTAGTGGAGCTAGGTTCAGAAAGATTTAGGAGATTATTTTTAGAACACGAACTTGAAATGGACGCAGTTGTATTCAATCAAGACTATTTGAAATTTCTTGGCCAACAAACCTATCTCGTTCAAGGAGCCGAAAAAGTTATTGAAGCTTTGTCGCATAAGCGATTAGCCATTATTACGAACGGTTACACAGATGTACAAACATCTAGAATTAATCATTCCTTTTTAGAAGGTACATTTGAGCATATTATTATCTCTGAAT harbors:
- a CDS encoding cytidine deaminase; this encodes MDKHTLMEQSKIAREKAYVPYSKFPVGAALLAEDGTVYLGCNIENAAYSMANCAERTAIFKAVSEGVMKFKAIAIVADTDKPCSPCGACRQVMSEFFPASMPVYLTNLKGDVQETTVGELLPGAFTTEDLDYAASKQSL
- the era gene encoding GTPase Era; translation: MQQANSPYKSGFISIIGRPNVGKSTFLNRVIGQKIAIMSDKPQTTRNKVQGVLTLENSQMIFIDTPGIHKPKHKLGEFMLKVSKNTLREVDVILFMVNAEQKIGKGDEFILDLLAGNKTPVFLVINKIDQVHPDELITIIESYKDKYPFSEIVPISALQGNNVENLLAKLGEYLPEGPQYYPADQVTDHPERFIISELIREKVLHLTREEIPHSIAVVIDKIKRDEEHEHMIRVQATIMVERDSQKGIVIGKRGALLKEIGTLARKDIEMLLGSKVYLELWVKVQKDWRNKQTHLRDFGFREDEY
- a CDS encoding YjjG family noncanonical pyrimidine nucleotidase: MKNYDIIYFDIDDTLFDFTISEQEAFKKVFSKYNLLNNLKLYEKSYREINKVLWEDLERGKISLVELGSERFRRLFLEHELEMDAVVFNQDYLKFLGQQTYLVQGAEKVIEALSHKRLAIITNGYTDVQTSRINHSFLEGTFEHIIISESTGFQKPQAEIFDYAFNKLQITEKSNVLMVGDSLTSDIQGGINYGIDTCWFNPKYKENTTNLKPTYEINQLEHLLQIVK